A stretch of DNA from Besnoitia besnoiti strain Bb-Ger1 chromosome II, whole genome shotgun sequence:
GGCGAGTGCGCCCGTTCAACGCAACTCGGTGAATTAGGAACGCCGTCACAGACGGCGACATGGCGTCACTCTCTACAGTTTCTTGAGATGAATCGCCGAATCGGTCCCTTTCTGCATCACACAAGCGAGTTATACCGCCTGCGCGCAACTacgaagacgcggccgcagatACCGCAGTTCGAAACTTGACCCCCAACGAAAGACATGAAAAACTTCGCAGCACGACACAACGTAGACAAAAAATTCACCATGTCCTGCTTCACCCTTTCACATCACTCAAATTCGATTTGAGCTGTGAGCCCCTGGGTAACAGCGACTCAAGATATTTGCACGTCTTTCTGCgggagaaggaaaacgcgGAAGCAAACAAAAAAGCCGCATCCATTCGGCATGCCCCTCAGACAAACAAGAGAGGGAGGGTACGGGGGATTCCCTTCTCTAATACACATAGCGCTTCTcgaagagggaggaagcagcaTCAGCACcacccgcgccgccagcgtaCTTGCCGAGCTGAGCGTCGGAGTTGGCCTTCGCACGCTCGAGGAGGACCTGCTGGGCCTTCGCCTTGTTCTCGGGACAGCCTGCCCACGCCTTCAGGCAGGAAGcctggagggcgcggccgTACGAGAAGGACAGCTCCCAGGGAAGCGGGCGATTCTTGTTCATGGCGTTGAGGTTGAGGGACGCATCCTCCTCAGACTGGCCGCCAGAAAGGAACATGACACCGGGGAGCGCAGGGGGAACGGTGCGCTTCAGAGTGCGGACGGTGTAGAAGGCAACTTCTTCGTGGGAGCACTGCTTGGAGCAGTCAGATCCCTGAGTCACCATGTTGGGCTTCAGCAACGCACCCTCGAGCAGCACGTGATGGTCGTTGAGAGCCTTGAAGACTGCCGCCAAGACGCGCTCGCTGACCTCGGCGCACACGCTGATGTCGTGGCTGCCGTCAGTCAGGATCTCGGGCTCCACAATGGGAACCAGTCGGTTGGCCTGGCAGATGGCCGCGTAGCGGGCGAGGCCGTGTGCGACCTCAGTGATGGACAGGTTGGTGGGTTTGCCCTTGGCGGCGTCGATGCTGAGGACTGCGCGCCACTTGGCGAAGCGCGCACCGGCCTCGTAGTACTTCTTGCAGCGCTCAGAGAGACCGTCGAGACCCATggtcgccttctcgtcgtcggTCAGCGGCAGCGTCTCCAGGCCCTTGTCGACCTTGATGCCCGGGATGATGCCCTCAGCCTTCAGCAGGTCGACCATGGGGACGCCCGAGGGGCTCTTCTGGTAGAGGGTCTCCTCGAACAGAATGGCACCGCTGATGTACTGACCGAGGCCCTTGGTGCTGAAGAGGAGGTCGCGGTAGAACGCGCGGTTGGCCTCCGTGTTTTCGACGCCAATGCTGTCGAAGCGCTTCTTGATGGTGCCTGCGCAGCAAGGAACATTCCACACATGAACGTGGCCGTCGGAGTTAGTTTCGAACACGAAAGCCATCCCTCCCGGCGCACACTACACGCACCACACGCCACTCTCTGGC
This window harbors:
- a CDS encoding fructose-1,6-bisphosphate aldolase (encoded by transcript BESB_036950) — encoded protein: MSGYGLPISQEVAKELAENAKKIASPGKGILAADESTGTIKKRFDSIGVENTEANRAFYRDLLFSTKGLGQYISGAILFEETLYQKSPSGVPMVDLLKAEGIIPGIKVDKGLETLPLTDDEKATMGLDGLSERCKKYYEAGARFAKWRAVLSIDAAKGKPTNLSITEVAHGLARYAAICQANRLVPIVEPEILTDGSHDISVCAEVSERVLAAVFKALNDHHVLLEGALLKPNMVTQGSDCSKQCSHEEVAFYTVRTLKRTVPPALPGVMFLSGGQSEEDASLNLNAMNKNRPLPWELSFSYGRALQASCLKAWAGCPENKAKAQQVLLERAKANSDAQLGKYAGGAGGADAASSLFEKRYVY